A section of the Flavobacterium sp. CG_23.5 genome encodes:
- a CDS encoding alpha/beta hydrolase family protein gives MKLKVTLLSFLGLGLTAFAQENLSYQKPSKSILDLADYERAPSVSMDTKKEYMLLSYRNTYKTLDDLNQEELRLGGLRINPVTNISSTVTYITNIKLRKIKDTKEIQVSGLPSNPRISNISWSPNDKKIAFSHSTNTGVELWILDVASAKAKKLTEANVNANLGNPFTWFNDNETILVKMLPKNRAALLDAKKDLPTGPIISNATGSKSQNRTYPDMLKNKNDEINFENIITSELYKVQLNGTATLFKNANMYAGESFSPDGNYLMLTTIQKPFSYIVPLSRFPLKSVVYDTNGAEIKTVNEVPLNEIMPKGFMAVRKGKREMSWRNDKPATLSYVVALDEGDQANKVDFRDEVFLWNAPFDGVATSLVKTPQRYSGVIWGNDNVAIVSDEWYDTRNTKTYLINPSDLNKKPITISDRNSQDIYSDPGNFETKKNQYNKYVLAIENDNAYRIGDGFTKDGQFPFIDEFNLKTLQPKRLYTSTYKDKKEDLLEIEDFKKGEILVQIQSKNDYPNYYFRNIKQKNSLTPITTFKNPFESIKNVSKEVIKYKRKDGVELSGTLYLPEGYDKVKKEKLPLLIWAYPTEYKDKKSAGQSNQNPNEFTFPYYGSFVYWVTKGYVVLDDASFPIIGEGTTEPNDNFMSQLVDNAEAAINAVDALGYINKKKVAVGGHSYGAFMVANLLTHSKLFACGIARSGAYNRTLTPFGFQSEQRNYWETPEVYNTMSPFMNADKMKTPMLLVHGEADNNPGTFTLQTERYFQALKGLGAPARMVILPKEAHSYVAKENILHLLWEQDQFLEKYLKNGEETKTPKNL, from the coding sequence ATGAAATTAAAAGTTACCTTATTATCGTTTCTTGGCCTTGGCTTAACCGCATTTGCGCAAGAAAATTTGAGCTACCAAAAACCATCTAAATCCATTTTAGATTTAGCCGATTACGAAAGAGCTCCTTCGGTGTCAATGGATACCAAAAAAGAATACATGCTTTTGAGTTATAGAAATACCTATAAAACTTTAGATGATTTAAATCAAGAAGAATTACGATTAGGCGGTTTGCGCATTAATCCGGTAACAAATATTTCGAGCACGGTTACCTATATCACAAACATCAAATTACGAAAAATAAAAGACACCAAAGAAATTCAAGTTTCCGGCTTGCCTTCCAATCCTCGAATTAGTAATATATCGTGGTCGCCAAATGACAAGAAAATTGCATTCTCTCATTCGACGAATACTGGTGTGGAACTTTGGATTTTGGACGTCGCTTCCGCAAAAGCAAAAAAATTGACCGAAGCTAACGTAAATGCCAATCTTGGAAATCCATTCACTTGGTTCAACGACAACGAAACTATTTTGGTGAAAATGCTTCCAAAAAATAGAGCGGCATTATTGGATGCCAAAAAAGATTTGCCAACAGGTCCGATAATTTCAAATGCAACGGGTTCAAAATCACAAAACAGAACCTACCCAGATATGTTGAAAAACAAAAATGACGAAATCAATTTTGAAAACATCATTACTTCTGAATTGTATAAAGTGCAGCTAAACGGAACAGCAACTTTATTTAAAAACGCCAATATGTATGCCGGAGAAAGTTTCTCACCAGATGGTAATTATTTGATGCTGACCACCATTCAAAAACCATTTTCTTATATTGTTCCTTTGAGTCGTTTTCCATTAAAATCAGTTGTTTATGATACAAATGGCGCTGAAATAAAAACAGTAAATGAAGTACCGCTTAACGAAATAATGCCAAAAGGTTTTATGGCGGTTCGCAAAGGAAAAAGAGAAATGAGTTGGAGAAATGACAAACCAGCTACCTTATCGTATGTTGTAGCCTTGGACGAAGGTGACCAAGCGAATAAAGTTGATTTTAGAGATGAAGTTTTTCTTTGGAATGCTCCTTTTGATGGCGTTGCAACTTCTTTGGTAAAAACACCACAACGCTACAGTGGCGTAATTTGGGGAAATGATAACGTAGCCATTGTTTCTGATGAATGGTATGACACTCGAAACACCAAAACGTATTTGATAAATCCATCCGACTTAAACAAAAAACCAATAACAATTTCGGATAGAAATTCACAAGATATTTATTCAGACCCTGGGAATTTTGAAACCAAAAAAAACCAATACAATAAATACGTATTGGCAATAGAAAATGATAATGCCTATCGAATAGGCGATGGATTTACGAAAGACGGACAATTCCCTTTTATTGATGAATTCAATCTAAAAACATTACAACCAAAACGTCTCTATACCTCAACTTATAAAGACAAAAAAGAAGATTTATTGGAGATTGAAGATTTCAAAAAAGGAGAGATATTAGTTCAAATCCAATCTAAAAATGATTATCCAAATTATTACTTTAGAAACATCAAACAAAAAAACAGTCTCACTCCAATAACCACTTTCAAAAATCCCTTTGAAAGCATCAAAAATGTGAGTAAAGAAGTAATCAAATACAAGCGTAAAGATGGTGTTGAATTATCAGGAACTTTGTATTTACCGGAAGGTTATGATAAAGTAAAAAAAGAAAAATTGCCACTATTGATCTGGGCTTATCCAACAGAATACAAAGACAAAAAATCAGCGGGACAAAGCAATCAAAACCCAAATGAATTCACTTTCCCTTATTACGGATCATTTGTGTATTGGGTGACTAAAGGATATGTAGTTCTTGACGATGCGTCTTTCCCAATTATCGGGGAAGGAACTACAGAACCAAATGACAATTTTATGTCACAATTAGTGGACAATGCCGAAGCAGCAATAAATGCAGTGGATGCACTTGGGTATATAAACAAGAAAAAAGTCGCTGTTGGAGGTCATTCTTATGGCGCATTTATGGTAGCTAATTTATTGACTCATTCTAAACTTTTTGCTTGCGGAATTGCCAGAAGTGGTGCTTACAATAGAACCTTAACTCCTTTTGGATTCCAAAGCGAGCAGCGCAACTACTGGGAGACTCCAGAGGTTTACAACACCATGTCGCCTTTTATGAATGCTGACAAAATGAAAACACCAATGCTATTAGTTCACGGTGAAGCCGATAATAATCCTGGAACGTTTACTTTGCAAACGGAGCGTTATTTTCAAGCTTTAAAAGGACTTGGCGCTCCTGCAAGAATGGTAATTTTACCAAAAGAAGCACACAGTTATGTAGCCAAAGAAAATATTTTGCATTTGCTTTGGGAACAAGACCAATTTTTAGAAAAGTATTTGAAAAATGGCGAGGAAACAAAAACGCCTAAAAATTTATAA
- a CDS encoding ABC transporter ATP-binding protein has translation MLEIKDISFTYIDKPVIENVSFTITKGQNIAVIGESGCGKSTLLKLLYGLYDLDKGEILYNKKPILGPKRNLIPGEDYIKYLAQDFDLMPYITVEENVGKFLSNVDRDKKQARVQELLEMVEMTEFAKVKAKYLSGGQQQGVALARVLAVEPEIILLDEPFSQIDTFRKNSLRRNLFRYLKDKGVTCIIATHDSTDALSFSDETIVMKNGNVIAKDSSKGLYENPPNKYAASLFGEVNELKLSQLIVLETEEDAALLLYPHQLKVVDNGIMKAIVKQSYFKGSHYLIKAAFERRAIFFEHDSELELNEEVTLMLA, from the coding sequence ATGCTTGAAATAAAAGATATTTCCTTCACCTATATTGATAAACCAGTTATCGAGAATGTTAGTTTTACGATTACCAAAGGTCAAAATATTGCGGTTATTGGCGAAAGCGGTTGCGGTAAAAGTACCTTGCTAAAACTCCTATATGGTTTGTATGATTTAGACAAAGGGGAAATTCTATATAATAAAAAACCAATTCTCGGTCCCAAACGCAATTTGATTCCAGGAGAAGATTATATCAAATATTTGGCTCAGGATTTTGACTTGATGCCGTATATAACCGTTGAAGAAAATGTAGGAAAGTTTTTGTCGAATGTTGATAGGGATAAAAAACAGGCGCGTGTTCAAGAACTTTTGGAAATGGTCGAAATGACCGAATTTGCAAAAGTAAAAGCCAAATACCTTAGTGGCGGACAACAACAAGGAGTAGCCTTGGCCAGAGTATTGGCAGTAGAACCAGAAATAATTTTGCTGGATGAACCGTTTAGTCAAATTGATACTTTTAGGAAAAATTCCTTGCGTCGGAATTTATTTCGTTATTTAAAAGATAAGGGAGTCACTTGTATCATAGCCACGCATGACAGCACCGATGCCTTGTCTTTCTCCGATGAAACCATTGTGATGAAAAATGGAAATGTGATTGCAAAAGATTCATCGAAAGGTTTATATGAAAATCCTCCCAACAAGTATGCAGCCTCCCTTTTTGGGGAAGTAAATGAGTTGAAATTATCACAATTGATCGTACTTGAAACCGAAGAAGATGCGGCGCTTTTGTTATATCCACATCAATTGAAAGTGGTCGATAACGGAATCATGAAAGCAATTGTTAAACAGTCTTATTTTAAAGGAAGCCATTATTTGATTAAAGCTGCTTTTGAACGACGAGCCATTTTCTTCGAACATGATTCGGAATTAGAACTAAATGAGGAAGTCACATTGATGCTCGCATAA
- a CDS encoding OmpA family protein, with protein sequence MKKISIVAMATIMIMGSMFTSCESLKNTNKAQRGAGIGAVGGAVLGGILGNNIGKGGNGALGAVLGGVVGGVAGGVIGNKMDKQAREIDAALPGAEVVRVGEGIKLVLNENAVRFNTNKSSLTAAAQANLDKLVPVFKEYPDTNITIYGYTDNTGTASYNLKLSGQRAASVKSYLAGKGLSTSRFAVTGLGIADPIASNDNEAGRSQNRRVEFAITANEKMIKDANAEVKN encoded by the coding sequence ATGAAAAAGATTTCAATAGTTGCAATGGCAACAATAATGATTATGGGTTCAATGTTCACTAGTTGTGAATCATTAAAAAACACGAATAAAGCACAAAGAGGTGCAGGAATAGGAGCAGTAGGTGGTGCAGTACTTGGTGGTATTCTTGGGAATAACATTGGAAAAGGTGGTAATGGTGCCCTTGGAGCTGTTTTAGGTGGTGTTGTTGGTGGAGTTGCCGGTGGAGTTATTGGTAACAAAATGGACAAGCAAGCAAGAGAAATTGATGCAGCACTTCCAGGAGCTGAAGTAGTTCGTGTAGGAGAAGGAATTAAATTAGTTTTGAATGAAAATGCAGTGCGTTTCAACACTAACAAATCGTCTTTAACTGCAGCGGCTCAAGCTAATTTAGATAAATTGGTTCCTGTTTTTAAAGAATATCCTGATACAAATATTACTATTTACGGATATACTGATAATACGGGTACAGCAAGTTATAATTTAAAACTTTCTGGACAAAGAGCGGCATCAGTTAAAAGTTATTTAGCAGGTAAAGGTTTGTCAACAAGTAGATTTGCTGTTACTGGTTTAGGAATTGCTGATCCAATTGCATCAAATGATAATGAAGCAGGAAGAAGTCAAAACCGTCGTGTTGAATTTGCAATTACTGCAAACGAAAAAATGATAAAAGACGCCAATGCTGAAGTGAAAAACTAA
- a CDS encoding lipocalin family protein produces MKKVILLCTLAVLMFACKSTSVTSTNTDTKAQVAMKGNWTISSVTYPGSEYIKVNSFQIADSGCFEGSMWKFVSNNNKGNVTLSKAGCTSFSSPITWFVNKDGQFILKVLDAGIKAKKVREGYILRVANQSDGSFQLIDKIDVGGKMTDVVYQFQRVNK; encoded by the coding sequence ATGAAAAAAGTTATTTTATTATGCACATTAGCAGTTTTGATGTTTGCATGTAAGTCAACATCAGTGACAAGTACAAATACAGATACTAAAGCTCAGGTTGCAATGAAAGGAAACTGGACAATTAGTTCTGTAACGTATCCAGGTTCTGAATATATTAAAGTTAATTCATTTCAAATCGCTGATTCAGGATGTTTTGAAGGAAGTATGTGGAAGTTTGTTTCCAACAACAATAAAGGAAATGTGACTTTGTCAAAAGCAGGTTGTACTTCATTTAGCTCACCAATCACCTGGTTTGTTAATAAAGACGGTCAATTTATTTTGAAAGTTCTTGATGCTGGTATAAAAGCCAAAAAAGTTAGAGAAGGTTACATCCTTAGAGTTGCAAACCAATCAGACGGTTCTTTTCAGTTGATTGATAAAATCGATGTAGGAGGAAAAATGACTGATGTAGTGTACCAATTTCAAAGAGTTAATAAATAA
- the htpG gene encoding molecular chaperone HtpG, which produces MTTGKINVSVENIFPLIKKFLYSDHEIFLRELISNGTDATLKLKHLTSIGEAKVEYGNPIIEIKIDKKGKKLHIIDQGLGMTADEVEKYINQVAFSGAEEFLDKYKDSAKDSGIIGHFGLGFYSAFMVAEKVEIITKSYKDEPAAHWTCDGSPEFTLEPADKTTRGTEIILHIAEDSLEFLEDSKINGLLNKYNKFMPIPIKFGTKTEKIEQKKGEEVAAEDVDKAFTEVEVDNIINNPNPAWTKQPTELSDEDYKNFYHELYPMQFEEPLFHIHLNVDYPFNLTGILYFPKLGSDLQIQKDKIQLYQNQVYVTDNVEGIVPEFLTMLKGVIDSPDIPLNVSRSGLQADAAVKKISNYITRKVADKLKSLFNENREDFEKKWNDIKIVLEYGMLSEDKFYEKSSAFVLYPTVDNKYYTLEELKEKLAANQTDKDGKLVVLYAGNKETQHSYIEIAKEKGYEVLLLDSPIISHLIQKLESDNKDLTFVRVDSDHIDNLIKKDEVAISKLSEEEQTSLKTVLENFVPKQTYSVQLEAMDSQAAPFIITQPEFMRRMKEMSQSGGGGMFGMGNMPEMYNLVVNTNSPLAATILNTEDKSNQEHLVKQALDLAKLSQNLLKGEALTTFVKRSFEMIK; this is translated from the coding sequence ATGACAACAGGTAAAATTAATGTTTCGGTAGAAAACATCTTTCCCTTAATCAAGAAATTCTTATACAGCGATCACGAAATTTTCTTACGTGAATTGATTTCAAACGGAACTGACGCAACATTAAAATTAAAACATCTTACAAGCATTGGCGAAGCCAAAGTAGAATACGGTAATCCAATTATCGAAATCAAAATTGACAAAAAAGGTAAGAAATTACATATTATCGATCAAGGTTTAGGAATGACTGCCGATGAAGTGGAAAAATACATCAACCAAGTTGCTTTCTCTGGTGCCGAAGAATTTTTGGACAAATACAAAGATTCAGCTAAAGATTCTGGAATTATTGGTCATTTTGGTCTTGGTTTCTATTCTGCTTTTATGGTTGCCGAAAAAGTGGAAATCATCACCAAATCTTACAAAGACGAACCCGCTGCACATTGGACCTGTGATGGAAGCCCTGAATTTACACTTGAGCCAGCGGATAAAACCACTCGTGGAACAGAAATTATTTTGCATATTGCCGAAGATTCATTAGAGTTTTTAGAAGATTCTAAAATTAACGGTCTGTTAAATAAGTACAATAAGTTCATGCCTATTCCAATTAAATTTGGAACAAAAACAGAAAAAATTGAACAAAAGAAAGGGGAAGAAGTTGCTGCAGAAGATGTAGACAAAGCGTTTACAGAAGTTGAAGTAGACAATATCATCAATAATCCAAATCCAGCTTGGACTAAACAACCAACGGAATTATCGGATGAAGATTATAAAAATTTCTACCACGAATTGTACCCAATGCAATTTGAAGAACCATTATTTCACATTCATTTAAATGTAGATTACCCGTTCAACTTAACCGGTATTTTATATTTCCCAAAATTAGGTTCTGATTTACAAATTCAGAAAGATAAAATTCAATTGTACCAAAACCAAGTCTATGTTACTGATAACGTAGAAGGAATTGTACCTGAATTTTTAACGATGTTAAAAGGAGTTATCGATTCTCCGGATATTCCGTTGAACGTTTCTCGTTCTGGATTGCAAGCGGATGCTGCAGTGAAGAAAATCTCCAATTATATCACGCGTAAAGTTGCTGATAAACTAAAATCTTTATTCAACGAAAACCGTGAGGATTTTGAGAAAAAATGGAACGATATCAAAATCGTTTTAGAATACGGAATGCTTTCTGAAGATAAATTCTATGAGAAATCAAGTGCTTTTGTTTTATATCCCACAGTAGATAATAAATATTACACACTGGAAGAATTAAAAGAAAAACTGGCTGCAAATCAAACAGACAAAGACGGAAAACTAGTTGTTTTATATGCTGGAAATAAAGAAACGCAACACTCTTATATCGAAATTGCAAAAGAGAAAGGATATGAAGTTTTACTATTGGATTCTCCAATAATCTCGCACCTAATTCAAAAATTAGAGTCAGATAATAAAGACTTAACTTTTGTACGTGTCGATTCAGATCATATTGATAATTTAATCAAGAAAGACGAAGTTGCAATTTCTAAATTATCCGAAGAAGAACAAACTAGTTTGAAAACTGTTTTAGAAAACTTTGTTCCAAAACAAACCTATAGCGTACAACTGGAAGCTATGGATAGCCAAGCGGCGCCGTTTATCATCACGCAACCAGAATTCATGCGTAGAATGAAAGAAATGAGCCAGTCTGGTGGTGGCGGAATGTTTGGAATGGGGAATATGCCGGAAATGTACAATTTAGTGGTGAATACAAATTCTCCATTGGCAGCAACCATACTGAATACAGAAGACAAGTCAAATCAAGAACACTTGGTAAAACAGGCGTTAGACTTGGCTAAATTGTCGCAAAACTTATTAAAAGGGGAAGCTTTAACTACTTTCGTAAAAAGAAGTTTTGAAATGATTAAGTAA
- a CDS encoding toll/interleukin-1 receptor domain-containing protein produces the protein MSIPKAFISYSHDTQEHKKWALELATRLRNNGIDAILDQFELQPGADLPHFMETHLSTSDKVIMVCTEKYVEKANKGQGGVGYEKMIITSNLMKNIDGNKIIPIIRQNPKKEVPTFLKSKLYIDFSKLDDFEFCYDELVRTIHSSPLFEKPPIGNNPFKPVAKEKLEDDAKLLNTVLATIIENQGISSYASSQYIIVKLSISPILFKIAVTKLINSGYAKWFGDNSLVCVTDKGLLYAYENKLVS, from the coding sequence ATGAGCATTCCAAAAGCATTTATCTCATATTCTCACGATACACAAGAGCATAAAAAATGGGCGCTTGAATTAGCGACAAGGCTCCGAAATAATGGTATTGATGCAATATTGGATCAGTTTGAACTTCAGCCTGGCGCTGATCTTCCGCATTTTATGGAAACTCACCTATCCACCTCCGATAAAGTTATAATGGTATGCACGGAAAAATATGTTGAAAAAGCTAACAAGGGACAAGGTGGAGTTGGTTATGAGAAAATGATTATCACTTCTAATTTAATGAAAAATATTGATGGCAATAAAATTATACCTATCATCAGACAAAATCCTAAAAAGGAAGTGCCAACGTTTTTGAAAAGTAAATTGTATATAGATTTTTCTAAACTTGATGATTTTGAGTTTTGTTATGACGAATTAGTAAGAACTATTCATAGTTCTCCACTATTTGAGAAACCTCCAATTGGAAATAATCCATTTAAACCCGTGGCAAAAGAAAAACTTGAAGATGATGCAAAACTATTAAATACAGTTTTAGCCACCATTATTGAAAATCAAGGAATATCAAGTTATGCTTCTTCACAATATATAATTGTCAAATTGAGTATTTCACCAATCTTATTTAAAATAGCGGTAACTAAATTAATTAATTCAGGCTATGCAAAATGGTTTGGAGATAACTCATTAGTTTGTGTAACAGACAAAGGTCTTCTTTATGCTTATGAAAATAAATTAGTAAGTTAA
- a CDS encoding IS1182 family transposase, whose protein sequence is MKFINGTNRNQLPLFASSIEEAIAQDNEIRLIDLFVDSLKLSDFGFAFDFVENGRPAYHPSDLLKLYIYGYLNRMRSSRTLEKECSRNIELMWLLKALVPDHNTIANFRKDNPKAIARVFRATVKMASHFELIGGSLVAGDSTKLRAQNSKKNNFNPSKIERHIAYIDARLEEYNLALAKADGDETEKKKIETKVRKHTIQKQKYIQYKNTIETTGITQISTSDPDSRQIMTRNNISEVAYTVQTTVDALHNIPIDFKVTNENDSKAMGGMLRRSKVILGHNNFTAIYDKGYHTGSEFEYANKLGVAVLVAIPGVAAHAPDTAFDVEHFKYNKDTDSYTCPANEILTTNGNWYSKKNGKSITQMKHYKTSACLNCELFKKCTKNVKGRLIERSQYADLIYENKVRIENNYEIYRRRQAIVKHPYGVIKRQWDFYYIMTKKTIKHASADVGLIFTAYNLRRIFNLIDPNELKQYLKVLTVFFNSIKAYLKAFCHLKLLTNHCQPLFKETFFCTTNQLYLQTHNAV, encoded by the coding sequence ATGAAATTCATCAACGGAACCAACAGAAACCAACTCCCGCTTTTTGCCTCGTCGATAGAAGAGGCCATTGCGCAAGACAATGAAATTAGGCTCATCGACCTTTTTGTGGATAGTTTAAAATTGAGTGATTTTGGTTTTGCTTTCGACTTTGTCGAAAACGGAAGACCTGCTTATCATCCTTCGGATTTACTCAAACTTTATATTTACGGCTATCTCAATCGCATGCGTTCGTCGCGAACTCTCGAAAAAGAATGTTCCCGCAACATTGAACTCATGTGGTTGCTAAAAGCACTTGTTCCAGATCACAACACCATCGCCAATTTCAGAAAAGACAATCCCAAAGCCATTGCGCGTGTCTTTCGAGCAACTGTGAAGATGGCTTCCCATTTTGAACTTATTGGCGGAAGCCTTGTCGCAGGTGACAGTACTAAACTTAGAGCCCAAAACTCTAAGAAAAACAATTTTAATCCCAGTAAAATAGAACGGCATATTGCTTATATCGATGCTAGATTAGAAGAATACAATCTGGCTTTAGCAAAAGCGGACGGCGATGAAACTGAAAAGAAAAAAATAGAAACTAAGGTTCGAAAACATACTATCCAAAAACAAAAATACATTCAATACAAGAATACAATTGAGACAACCGGTATTACCCAAATCTCTACTTCAGATCCTGATAGTCGACAAATAATGACTCGAAATAATATCTCTGAAGTGGCCTATACTGTACAAACAACAGTAGATGCGTTGCACAATATCCCGATTGATTTTAAGGTCACTAATGAAAATGATTCAAAAGCTATGGGAGGCATGCTGCGCCGTAGTAAAGTCATTTTGGGACATAACAATTTTACCGCAATTTATGACAAAGGCTATCACACCGGAAGCGAGTTTGAGTATGCTAATAAACTTGGCGTTGCTGTCTTGGTTGCCATTCCAGGGGTTGCCGCACATGCACCCGATACTGCTTTTGATGTAGAACATTTTAAATACAATAAAGACACTGATTCTTATACGTGTCCCGCTAATGAAATCCTAACCACTAATGGGAATTGGTATTCCAAAAAAAACGGGAAATCAATAACCCAAATGAAGCATTATAAAACTAGTGCCTGTTTGAATTGCGAACTCTTTAAGAAATGCACTAAAAATGTTAAAGGAAGACTCATAGAACGCTCCCAATATGCCGACTTAATTTACGAAAACAAAGTTCGAATCGAGAATAACTATGAAATCTATCGCAGGCGACAAGCCATTGTGAAGCATCCCTACGGAGTTATTAAACGGCAATGGGATTTTTATTATATCATGACCAAGAAAACCATAAAACACGCCTCTGCCGATGTGGGATTGATTTTTACAGCCTATAATCTCAGGAGAATTTTCAACTTGATTGATCCAAATGAGTTAAAGCAGTATCTAAAAGTATTGACCGTGTTTTTCAACTCTATTAAAGCCTATTTAAAGGCCTTTTGCCACTTGAAATTATTGACGAATCATTGTCAGCCTCTTTTTAAAGAGACTTTCTTTTGTACGACAAATCAACTATATTTACAAACTCACAACGCAGTTTGA
- a CDS encoding DUF2254 family protein — translation MTQKRTQQIKNIFNYQVKDLGTFMSGIYALMIGTILLTVDYTINFGLNFRMNEVQIYSRLISVSNVLISILIGISLTTFSVIFVVMQLASSQFSPRILRHFLSNDIKMQKFIGLFIGTISLCVLPQLASVIFHQTPFLLTLSVGSLLAFYCLTWSYPNMITYLSINMNVSSITNRIKCEMIQEINVLYQENWIFGKNLLYKRSKINPDKFKIQIVSPFETGYLDSVNYKKLEKVTEYIINSDVGLFFENAYQKPIIGEFIMKDTTALMVLVFNEELKQNQIISLKKEVGAIVRNTFKVELFRSHTQDVNFGVRKLVDIAIKAISPAVNDPTTCLNCIDHIGEIAKELAVREFPSTDSRTLGLKKMQVNEFNFEEFIDFCYDQIFQWGKEDPTVVKRIVRSIRVILPLVENPFNLKILIQQVEEMELLEIYNLSHYKNGRLKISKEKLVTVEMELSKFRQKAKFHIKRLEQKGVLDHYEMNRYSDNLEIINAEIEAIKYLKTYKILDESIYENGNEIT, via the coding sequence ATGACACAAAAACGTACACAACAAATTAAGAATATATTTAATTATCAAGTAAAAGATTTAGGAACGTTTATGAGTGGAATTTACGCCCTTATGATTGGTACTATTCTCTTGACAGTTGATTATACTATTAATTTTGGATTGAATTTTAGAATGAACGAAGTTCAAATTTACAGTCGGCTAATCTCTGTTTCCAATGTTTTAATTTCTATTCTTATTGGGATTTCATTAACAACTTTTTCCGTAATTTTTGTGGTTATGCAATTGGCATCTTCTCAATTCTCACCTAGAATTTTAAGACATTTTTTGTCAAATGATATTAAGATGCAAAAATTTATCGGATTGTTTATTGGTACGATTTCCTTGTGTGTTCTACCGCAATTAGCGTCTGTAATCTTTCACCAAACACCTTTTCTTTTAACACTTTCTGTGGGCTCTCTTCTCGCTTTTTATTGTTTGACATGGTCTTATCCAAATATGATTACCTATTTAAGTATAAACATGAATGTTTCCAGTATAACGAATCGAATAAAATGTGAAATGATTCAGGAAATCAATGTGTTGTATCAGGAAAATTGGATTTTCGGAAAAAATTTGCTTTACAAACGTTCGAAAATAAACCCTGATAAATTCAAAATACAAATTGTAAGTCCATTTGAAACGGGTTATCTGGATAGTGTGAATTACAAAAAACTGGAAAAAGTAACGGAATATATCATTAATTCTGATGTGGGATTATTTTTTGAAAATGCTTATCAAAAACCGATAATAGGAGAATTCATTATGAAAGATACCACTGCGCTTATGGTATTAGTTTTTAATGAGGAACTCAAACAGAATCAGATTATTAGTTTGAAGAAGGAAGTTGGAGCGATTGTCAGAAATACTTTTAAAGTTGAGCTTTTTAGGAGCCATACACAAGATGTGAATTTTGGTGTCAGAAAATTGGTAGACATTGCCATAAAAGCCATTTCTCCTGCGGTCAATGATCCCACTACCTGTTTGAATTGTATAGACCACATAGGGGAAATAGCAAAAGAATTAGCAGTAAGAGAATTTCCTTCTACGGATTCAAGGACTTTGGGATTAAAAAAAATGCAAGTAAATGAATTTAATTTTGAAGAATTTATTGACTTTTGCTATGATCAGATTTTTCAATGGGGAAAAGAAGATCCAACAGTGGTTAAAAGAATTGTTAGATCGATCAGGGTTATTTTGCCATTAGTTGAAAACCCTTTCAATTTGAAAATCTTAATACAACAAGTCGAAGAAATGGAATTGCTTGAAATTTATAACTTGTCGCATTACAAAAATGGAAGGTTGAAAATTTCCAAGGAAAAATTAGTTACTGTAGAGATGGAATTGTCGAAGTTTAGACAAAAAGCAAAATTTCATATCAAAAGGCTAGAGCAAAAAGGAGTACTCGATCATTATGAGATGAATCGCTATTCTGATAATTTAGAAATTATAAATGCTGAAATTGAGGCGATTAAATATCTTAAAACCTACAAAATTTTAGATGAATCTATTTATGAAAATGGAAATGAAATAACATAA